DNA sequence from the Thunnus albacares chromosome 22, fThuAlb1.1, whole genome shotgun sequence genome:
tgtgtgtgccaaaCAAAATAcgcagatatctcaaaacccaAGCGCATAAAAATCCAACTACACCAAAAATATGTTGACACATGGACATGAGCCTTCTGCTATAAAAGCCTCCATTCCTCTGCAAAGGCTTTCCATCAGATTTTGGAGCCTGGCTGCAAGGATTTGCTCACATTCAGTCACAGCACCATTAGTTATCACCAACTGATTTTAAGCGATAAACAGTGGCTCGCAGCCAGCGTTGCATCctaaaggtgttggatggggttgaggcCGGTCAATTTTTTTCCAAgccaaactgggaaaaccatttctttatggaccCCCACTTTGTGCACCGGGGCATTGTCATGTTGTGGAAAGAAGTATTCAAATCAtttacttaaacctgcagtctCCCCCtcctggcagtgagagtaaatagTAGTTGCCTGGATGTAATTCCGGTTTTACGAGTACATGTGTGAGCCGGTCTCGtcgctactgttgcagctgtaaaacggtggagtaattgttttgagcgtcacatCCCCCCgtgaaatgactcgtctcactatcagaatttgatccattcagtctgataaaATTTGGGAAGTCTAGAAGAGAcgcatgattaaattattttatccctcGAGTTagcggagggctaaaccagaagttagccgCCTCGACCAAATACATCTATCTGCGAACTCGCAGTATCGACACAATACACCCACTTGGTTATGTTCAGGCATGAGTGGTGAGATGGTTGGGgttggggtggtggtggtggtgtggggTTGTGTACTAAAGTGAGTGTGTGGGGTTAGGATTAGAGTTAGCAGGTGTGTCCTGTAGGTCTACCCTTTTCGGCTCAGCCGTCGGAAGGCTCCGGTACACGTGCTCTATGGGAGCCCCTCACCTCTGGGCAAACCAGTCATTGCCGGTTGACGTAAAATGCAAAATttcagatttgttttatttcattattgtttgCTGTCATATTTTTGGCAACTCCTTTCAGCAGCACTGgaaaatccatccatccatactGGGTAAGAGGTGGGGTACAACTTAGAAACTgcagagaggctgcagctggCAAGTGGATTCAAACCCAGGTCAGGATCATGTTGCTATGAGGTGACAGTGCACTGCATGGAAATAAACCACATAAAACCTTTCATATAAACAATGCAATTAAGTTTATTAAGTACAACTTGTCACTGTATTACAATTTGTGACAATCAGAcaagacattttacagtgtaaacatACGGTCATCCCATCTTTAACCACTGAGATGCATCACTTCTGCCAACCAGTAAGCATTCATTTAACTTTggttgaaaagtaaaaaaaaacaaaaaacaaagaaaagaaaagaaaagaaaagaaaaaaacaaacaagcaaagcCTTTCTGCCCTGACAATCATTCAATTATTGTTTATGGGCAGgtagaaaatgacaaatgaataACTGATAAGGTTACTCATTTTGGAAAGAAGCTGACAATAGCCAATGATTTGTGCTGGGCTTTCAGCATTTTCCATGTAAAATTTCCACATAACCAAACCCCTTTAAGGATTGGGCGCTTGCAATAACTTGTTGCCAAGTTGCTCTGCCTTTTCTTGCCCAGGGATGAAAAACTTCTGGATGGGCCTTTAGATCGTATCAAGAtcaaccaacaaaaacaaaagcgaAGCCTTTTCACTAGAGACTAGATATAGTTCATTCAGGTTAAGGCAGGCATTATCAAGGATTTTATGCTCCGTCACCTTCCCTCCTTAATATCATCTGACCTGCAAAAACACACGTACAAATTTTTCCAAACTGTATTAGTGTATGACATAACCCTGGAAGGGAAATGGATGAAAATATTATAgatgagaaaagaagaaaatttttatgtttatgcacAAAAGTGTTTTATTGCTCTCCTGTCCGTATTCCTCTAGTGTTCTAATGTTGcagaacatttattaaaatttactttttgttttttgggccaaaaaaacacttcaaattccttttacacacacacttttactaCCATAACTTTACCAGCTGTGCAAACACTCCAATATCAAACCATTTATAATCCAGCCCGAGCCCGGGATAGACAGGCTGAGTGAAAGAAGTGTGAACTTTGTGGATTAGCACCATCGGGTCAGAGAcgtgataaaaacacagagtgcCTGCTTTATAATCCAGGTACACTCCGATCTTGTAAGAGCAAGAGCCTGACACTGTTGTTTCTACGTTATTGTGACGGAACGAGTAACCGTCTGCTTTGCACTCTAAGCTCCAGGACTTGTCGTTGCTTCCGAACCGTGAGTCATCTGATGTTCGGCTGATGTCTTTGTACGACACTGCCGCAGACAGACGGCGACCattccactccacctcccaaTAACATCGCTCTGACAAACCCTCTTGGCACAGCACTTGTGGAAACTTAGTAAACCTGTCCGGGTTATCAGCATATGGGCTGGGTGAAGGCTTCATCATGTGGTTGTCGTCTACCAGGTAGAGATAGGGGTAGTTTGAGGTCACATCCATTGTGAGGGGACAGCAATCTGGTAGAAAAACAGAGTGTGTTTTAGCATTAAATCTGCTGGCATTGTTGATTATAACTGCATGAAAATAAAGAGGTTCAACTGAATGTCCTTACATTGTAAAAACTCCTCTCTGGTTTTTGGTGCTGGTGGCATGGAGAAGTCAACATAACCGGctgtaaaagacaaaacagtagTTAACTAAACACCTCTAAACACGAGAGAAGCCATTATATGACTCTGACTTTTAAAAAGGAGGTACCTGTGGCAGAGATCTTTGGCCATGTGTCCTTCAGTACGACCTCCAGTTTATCACTCAGTTCAGACACGCAGTCAGTCACATCTCTGAAGGAGCACGCAGGACTGGCTCCGACTGGAACGTCTGGAGGGTCACCGAAATTGGAGAGAGACTGGAAAATCTGGAGAGATGTATGTCAGAGGCAACgtcaaagacaaagacaaaatacTGGCAAGATATAAGCAGCTAGAGATAGTTTGAATCAGAAAAGTGGGTGTTGTGCACCTTATTCAGAGTAATTATTGCTCAAAATTCATAAAAACCTAAAAAGTTCTATTTTGTTGCTGAGTTTAAGCTTGGTTTGAGAGGTGGGAACAAAATGAGGTCCAAAAACTAAGACTTTAAAGCAACTACAATAGATGTTTTTAATAAGAAGAATTGATCAAATGACAGCTGCAACTTGATAGaaatcaaaaacagagctacaTTCACCAggtagacagaaacacaactcaaaatgaatgataatgttgctctataactgctggatgtgtaaatatgctGTTTGCTAACTAGTTCAACATATTTGCATAAAAGCctatgatgtgtcagtgttctgttcacaacttgtttctgctgcctccaagtggccaaatatcagttaatgcaggtttaagacaGATGATATTATTCTTAAATCCTAGAAAATACAGCATACAAATACTTAAACTTATTATTGGCTAAGATATAGTTTTAGCAGTCACAAACTATCAACTAAGAGCAGTTTTGCATTGTTGTTGAATTGTCTCTTTTGGCCAGTAGATGGAACTGTTTGCATTCCTTTCTTCTCAATgggttttcttatttttaggcTTCTACAATTAAAGACTGGGAGTAATTTGGCTGAACAGCTTATTCATTCATGCCTTAAAAACGATTCTTTACAGAAgctttcccccttcagcagatgaacatgcaaacagccttctggtgtcaaactctgcacagtgaagctcaaacatccaatgCTAAACAGTGTCCGGTACCTGAATCAAATAGATGTGGTCGTCGGTGTGCAGCAGCTGTTCCAGGAAAACGTCTCTTCTCCTCAGCGTGACGGTCTCCTCCTCCTGCCGCAGCTGCAGCTTTTTAACCTGAGCGACCACAGTCTTCTTCTGGGCTGTGATCAGCCGCTTCACCTCGCCGCGTCTTCTCTGCAGGGAGTCGATCAGCTTGTCGAAGAGCTTGTCACAGTCTGCCACCGCAGCCTGGGCGCAACTCTGTTGGCACacgtgttgttgttttttttccattttcaaaagTTCCATTAGctgaacaaaacaataaaatctcaCCAGTTGTGGTGGCACTGATCAGAAGACGGCCCTGACCTTTGACTTCCCTATGAGAGGCCAGATGTATCACATTCTTCACTGCACCTTACGATTAATGCTTGCCAGTAAAACATTAATTAGACATAGTCAAAGGTTACCAGGAAATGATTTTCAGTCAACATGCCACTAAGCAGGTTTCTTATACAGTTTTGAAGAATTGTATAcagaattgttaaaaaaaagtgtggaaAGTTGAACTATGTCTGACATGCTGCCTAAGTCCCCTAGTCTAGAATTAACTCCTGTAAGTTAAATACAAAAATTTAAGGCTTAAATTTTCACACCTTGAGATTCTCCTTGGCTTGGCTGAGATGGTtcagctcctcctctccctgctgGACTCTTTTCTGAACTGTCTTTTGAATTGAAACCAGCCGTTTCTGAAAGAAAATATGATCTTTTTCCGTGAGACTGGAAGAGTTCATGCTAAATTAAAATCAATCACAACTACACGTGTTTTATGGCCATCGTTCTGTTAAGAACTTTGGAGAGAATGAGGTGAATATGAGtagattttcaaaaaaaaaacaaacaggcttCAGTCAAATGTTTGTTAGTCGCCAGAAATGTTGTTTGTACCTCCGTCTCAGCCTTCTGTACCGAAACAGGCACTGTTTTATGGTCCTTATGGTGATTCAGAGCACACAGAGAGCAAACAAGCCGCTCGTCTCTCTGACAGTAGAACTCCATCAGCTTGTTGTGCTCCTTACACATCTTCGTACAAAGCGGGACCATAGCAGAGACCAGCTGGTGCTTCTTCAACACAGGAACACTCAAATGAGGCTCCAGGTGAGCCGGACAGTACGATGCAAAGCACGTCAGGCAAGACATAGCGGCTTTCTTGGGTTCGGTCCCACAGCAGAAATCACAGGTGACATCTGTCGGGCCGGCACGGGTCAGAGCAGCAGAAGGAGAAGTCTGCTGGTTGTGTGTCATCTTCCACTTCCTCAAAACCTGATGATAAAAAGTTTAGTTTTTCAGTTATGGGAAAAATATAAGTGAAAATATGCAGACACGCCCTACTTCACAATGTCAATGTTATGAATGTCAGTGTAAAGACGTATCAGTTGTTTGCTGATGCCTTACTGTAACTTTTACTTTATAAATATGTTTAGATATTTTTTAAGATAAGCCCATGGTAAGCAGTTCTTTTGAGTAACGAGGCAGTGGCTCACAGAACGAGGCAGGTGGTTTGTGAAATATGCACTTTCTGCTCTAGTGAGATCGAATCCAGCTCAGCACGACATTGTTAAGATTATGTTTTCTTAAACTTTCTTTTTTCGTAGGTGGCTGTGATGAAGTTCTCACTTATACAATCATATTCGCTGCAGTACATGAAAATATCGCCAGTAATATGCAGCGGTGGACGAAGCACTTAGATCCTTCGCTTaagtaaaaagtagaaatactgttGTCTAAAAATACtgttacttaaataaaagtacaaaagtattatcagaaaaatgtacttaaagtatcaaaagtaaaaagtacTCGTTATGTAGAGTGTTATATTATAATAGtatattgtattgtttgtttctatCAATAACAAAGACATGTgagagcattttaatgtttagcTTATCAATTTGGAGCCAATTTGAGATACTTTTGGTAGATTAATAGCAATTAGCCTTTATGTACCACCTTTCACACAAAGctcataacatttttttttaaagaacataAAAGAGCGATAATTTAAACAACAATTAGAATATTAAAACatcttattttatgtaaaatctccATTTGAAAAGTAGCTAAAGCTGTCAACTAAACGCAGTggagtacaagtacctcaaaggTGTACCTAAGTACAGTAAtcgagtaaatgtacttagttacgATCCACCACTGGTAATACGTTTGTGAATGTTTGCGACGAATCTGCTGACACCAGTAAACTTGAAAACCAGTTGGGACATAACACCCATTAACACAAAcgacaaatacatacacaacaaaacattaTGTGTACATGTCAAGTGTCAGTGGAGCATTAGGATTTGTGGACTGGAGACGCAAAAAACAGGACTATTAATGTAGTACTCGTGTATATTAAGTATGGGATATCTGTAACTTATTCCCCTCTCACCTCAGCCAGTGTGTTGTTCCTCCCCAGATCAGGCCTGGGACTGAAGGTCCTCCTACAATAAGGGCAGCTGTACTTTCCCTTCACGTCCTCCAAGTCCCAGAAACGTTTAATACAGCCTTTGCAGAAATTGTGCCCACAGTAAATGGTGACTGGCTCTGTTAGAAAGTCTAGACATATAAAACAGCAGAAGTCATCCGGGTCCAGGTCAACTTCACGATGCTCCTCTCGCTGTTGTTTCTCATAAGCCATTTCACAGCAGGCTgaggagacaaataaaaacgATTTCACGGAGAGAAAAGAGCACCTCTGAGTTTCTGAAAAACGGAACCAAAAACTGTGGATAAATATGGATGAACCGTCTCCAACTCACCGCTATGCAGACGTGAAACCAAATCTCCCTCCgagagctgccatcttgcttaTTTGGAGCCTGAGAGTCTCCGTAAAGGATTGAgagtggctgtcacagctgtcaatcatgacatgGGCTTCACTTTTGGGAAGTTGCCATGTCTTCCGTATTTATATACAGATGGATCCAACCATGCATGTATACATCCATGAATCCAACCAGTAGAGGTGGGGCTTAATGGGGCAGCTTTTGTGCTCAGAGTAAGTAAGTGTGTTAAAGGGGCATTCtgccaattttacacatcagttCACCAGTAATGGTGAACACCAGTAATGGTGAACTGATGTGGGCTCGGTCCACAAATAAATATCCTCTTTGGCTCTGAAGGAATCTTTCAAAGTCTAATAATGTAATCAAGGTTATCTTGAATTAGACCAGAGGCTTCAagtattcatttttattcaaagcaTTCTTGCTTTAGGGAGCTCCCTGTTGACCAGACCTTGCAGATCCAGcgtgagaataaaaaaaataaaaataaaaaaaatcccataatagctgaaaacagaataaagtGCATCATGTGGAATCGATTGACTTTAAAtcagattcttcttcttctcttgtcagCTAGTAGGCTAACAGCTTAACATCACTGCActtcacatttaaatgtttcttgtttgtttccattTAGCCTCAAAAAGTAAAAGTCACTGGTAATGGTATTCCTGGTTTACTGGGATGGGGTTCAAGTCCCTGCAGTGTTTTTGCTTAATGTTGTGGCAACTACATGAGGTCTTTGAGAAACGTTTTACATGACAGTATCCATACGCTTTGCTTGGGATGTGCAATGACAATAATAGTCTCCACTGAACATTAGTTCCTGGCTACTGAGTTCCATCACTTATAGTCACTTTACCTCACGGTAAACTATTTACActaacatatataaatataaattctcTGTCAGCTACACTCAGAAACAACTACTGTGGCCACAAAAGTTGAgattgtaactttttttttctctttttataaaCGAATAGTTCCTCACAGCGATGGCAGACAGCTATTCAAAAAGCAACCATCAAATGgcaaacataaaatgtaaattgagATACAAGTTATACGGGAATTATAaattaatccattaattaaGATGagtaagggggaaaaaaacaaaacaaaacaaatccagGCTTGTTAGCGCCTGGAGGTCACCAGGCAGGCCATGGCCTGTCACCAATATTACTGCTCTGAATCACCTCTCATCTCACAAAAGACATATTCACACAAGAATAATAAAGACTAGAGCGAGATTGTTGGAATTAAAAACAGCCCAGAGCGTGGTCGAGCCCATTGTAggaaatcaagaaaataaactgcAAAGATGTGTTGATTAGTGATGTATTTAGAGGAGCCCAAGGCATATATGCACGTGTTGTATTTGCAGATTTTAGTTCTGCTTTGTAATACACTCCAACCACACCAGCTTGTCCAGAACTTAAATGACATGCAAGTAAATCCCTTTATTATGAAATGGTTTTATTCTTTCTTAAACAGGTCCCAGTAGGTAAAGGTCAATGGCTCCCTCCCTGAGGTTGTATAGGGGTACTACAAGGTCAGACTGCTGGAAAGCATCATTAGAAATGATTTGGCATCATGGTACAGCACCCTTACAGTCCAGTTAAAATCTAGACTTGACAGCATGGTGATGACAGCAATGAAAATGATAGGTAAGAAAGCGCTACCTGACGAGCACCCTCTATGAGGGAACTGTTGTCAGACATGCACAAagattttcagacatttttttattcCAAATATAAATGATTACCTTCAGGTAGACCTTACAGAGCcagcaaaagcaaaaacaaccaCTTTCTTTCCTCCCAGTATCGATTGCACCACTTAACAAACAACCAGCTCAGTCCTTACTTATGTAGTGCCTCATAAGTAAGGAGGCACTGTTACATTTAGCTCTAGACATTATGAATtatgtttttgaggtttttatgatttcattcctcatttttacaatgtttgtgtatttatatcttttatCCCACAAGACATGTGCAATATTTTACAtatcttttctattttgtttctgttcaaGTTGAATTTAAGCACTATTGCCCAAGCCAAATTTCCCTTCAGAGACAATAAATGAGAGATCAAGCTGTTTCTGGCTAATTTACCACAAGacagcaatgtttttttttaaaatcacagatCACTAACACAATGCACATGTATATTATCATGTATAGTATTGCATATTATCAaggtttatggttttattttagttgtttttgtcattttgtcatatgaactgtgtctctctcttcttttcctttaGTTCTCTGGATTCCAACGCTACAGCAGCACCTCAAACTCTATTCAGTTTAATGCATAACAGCAGAAATGACAGAGTAGAATGAATCAGTCAatcatatgcatatatatacatcATACAGGAGGGAGAAATACTGTACTGCAAACTAAAAACTCAACAGAGACATTTGTGCACAATCCTTTATTCCCTCTTTATTCATTCAATGTTCAATTCAAAGGGGCTTTATTAGCACGGGAGACATGTGTTTACATTGCCAAAACAAGTGTGAAATATGAACTAAAAGAACTGggatttttctctctctgttggttttgtttttgttcagaaaaTGCAGCTGCACTTGCACCAAGCTGCTGACCGCTCTGTAAGAGGCGTTCAGGGGCGATGCTGTAGTGTAGGAATCCAGAGAACtcaaaaaagagagacacacaattaatatggaaaaaaatgacaaaaacaactaaaaagaAAACCACGAACCTTGTGTTGCGTGATGGGGCTTAATGGAGCATCTTGTCTTGTGTGTGGTTCAGTGTCAATTGACATCACCTCTTTGCTCAGAGTAAATGTGTTAAAGGGGCACTCtgccaattttacacatcagttCACTAGTTATTGTTTGTCCTACCCAGcccacaaaaaatgtattaaataccCTCTTTGGCTCTGAAGGGATCTTTCAAAGTCTAGTAATGTAATCAAGGTTATCTTGAATTAGGCCAAAGGCTTCAAatcttcatttttattcaaagcaTTCTGTTGACCTGAGCTTGCAGATCCAGtgtgagaataaaaacaatccTATAAATGCAATCAAGATATATAATATGACAAAATGGACAAATGAAAAGACTTGAGAGCAATTAATCCTTTTATTGTTGAAAAACTGatttgtaataaatatacaagaaAGAGATAATTGGAAAAAAGTAAACTTGTCATCTTTCAACACCCTGTAATCATGGAGAATACACATTAAAATTACCACTTTCAAATATATAGTGACAATCACCTGAATCTTCCAGGCATACTGAGGTTATCACATCACAACCTAAAAGATATCTATATAAGTAATGATTGTGCCCATCCACCACTGATGGACAGTGATTACTCTGATACTTGGCGCTTAGCATTTGCAGCTTAAAGTGACACAGTTTGTCTTAAAGTAccacacatttattgtttttatacattatattttatacatattatatattacataatttACAAGTGATATACAAGTAATAAAAGAGATCAGATTCTTGAGAATCAACATTTCCTTCTATCATTTTTAGAGCCAATTTTTTCTTGTTTAGATTCTGCTGTGGTTTTCTGCCCAAAAACATTCTACCTATAAGTTAAAGATGCACTAATCAAAATTTTTGTCTTAATAATTGTTAAAATGACTGAGAATCATCAACCAACTGTGCatttcccctcagctctacagagttTCTTTAacctttgtttggttttatggcAAAACTCTCTTCAACCTTTTATCCAACCTCAGCTGGAAGCAACAAAAAGCTCTGATGAAAACACTGTACAACTACCTGACGAGCACCAAACtatagacagacagagttagGGACTAGTTGGTGAACATATAGATGTTGGTGGAGACCTAATAGACATAAAGGAGAGTTAATGCTGGATAAACATTtgtcaggtggacagaaaacaacaatcaCAACCAAATGAATGTTGCTCAGTGTATgctgtaaatatgtaaataggTAGTGCTGACTTTAAGTAGTGATTATATGTGAATCCAGTTTTCGGTTTGTTCAGATTCCCCCATCAGCTAAATCAGCTACTTCAACGTTAAAGTAGATTTTCCTTTGTCCATAACAGCCTTAGCTGCCCTCTCTGCTGCCTCCCTTGCTGTTTCTGCTCCCTCAGCTGCTTCACATCCAATAATACCACCCATTACTCCTCCTGTTGTAGCCAAGGCTGCTGTAGAAACACCTACCACAGCTGCAGTAGCTACTCTTGTTACTTGTCCTCCCACTGGAACTTTTTTCAGAACATTCATGAAAGCTGACTGCTGTACAGCTGTGATAACTAATCCGACCATTGCTGCCACACCAAAAAAAGCTCCTAGTAAAGCTCCCGTTGCAGTACCTGCCAGTTTGACCAAAAACCTATTACACACTCTGGTTTTAGCCTGCTTTCTGATCTCTTCCACTGACATGTTTCCTGATGACTGTGTAATGTGCACTACTTCTTTCCGTATTTCTTTCTCTACTGCTTGAAACATCTCATTGGTGTAGTAGCCTCCATTGTTTTCCATCACCATCTTGTCTACTGTGTTGAGTAGCTTCTCCACATGGAGCTGATTGCTCCTGTAGTTATTTTGCTGTTCGTTGTTCCAGTATTTATTATCAAAGACGTGGCACCGACCACCACACTGATTCACCAGATGACTCAGATCCCTATTCTGACTGACAAACTCCTCGATTGTCATCCCTTTAGGGAGCTGTTCACCGTGAGTGAAGACAATTACAGCATATTTTAGAGCATCTTCAGTAAAACAGTCACGTATTTTCTTGATGACATCTTTCTCCTGCTCTGTGAATTTATCCACTTTGAGCAAAATAAGAAAAGCATGAGGCCCGGGAGCACACTCAGTGATACACCTCATTATCTCAGGCTTTACCTCATCCTCCTTCCTTACTACATCAAAGAACCCGGGAGTGTCAATCAAAGTGATGCTTCTCCCGTTGACAGATTTTGTTTCTGCTTCACATTTTTGTGTTCCAGAGTTGGGAGAGTCGTTTGTTTCAAACAATTGCTCTCCAAGTATGGTGTTACCTAGGTGGCTTTTCCCTGATCCAGTTTTTCCCAGCAGGACGATCCTCTTAGTTGACACTAGAAGAAAATATGACTCTGGTAACTGCATTTGTCTATAATATGGTGAATTAGTCAGTACAGCAGTCATACATTTAttaacactgacagaaaaattGTTCCACTACAACAATCTTCTTTTattaacacaaacaacaaatgctTTTTTGATTACTCTTCACTGTTATCAAACCAAATGCAAAATTTGCAGGAATTAGTGGAAATAAGTAACAAATTAACTTAAAACACTTGTCCACCTCTCTCTTGCTTAATTATCAGAAGTAGGACATGAAAAATGGATGTCATAGGACTGACTTCCAATTCTTTGCTGTCATATTATATCTATAC
Encoded proteins:
- the LOC122973707 gene encoding tripartite motif-containing protein 16-like; translation: MAYEKQQREEHREVDLDPDDFCCFICLDFLTEPVTIYCGHNFCKGCIKRFWDLEDVKGKYSCPYCRRTFSPRPDLGRNNTLAEVLRKWKMTHNQQTSPSAALTRAGPTDVTCDFCCGTEPKKAAMSCLTCFASYCPAHLEPHLSVPVLKKHQLVSAMVPLCTKMCKEHNKLMEFYCQRDERLVCSLCALNHHKDHKTVPVSVQKAETEKRLVSIQKTVQKRVQQGEEELNHLSQAKENLKSCAQAAVADCDKLFDKLIDSLQRRRGEVKRLITAQKKTVVAQVKKLQLRQEEETVTLRRRDVFLEQLLHTDDHIYLIQIFQSLSNFGDPPDVPVGASPACSFRDVTDCVSELSDKLEVVLKDTWPKISATAGYVDFSMPPAPKTREEFLQYCCPLTMDVTSNYPYLYLVDDNHMMKPSPSPYADNPDRFTKFPQVLCQEGLSERCYWEVEWNGRRLSAAVSYKDISRTSDDSRFGSNDKSWSLECKADGYSFRHNNVETTVSGSCSYKIGVYLDYKAGTLCFYHVSDPMVLIHKVHTSFTQPVYPGLGLDYKWFDIGVFAQLVKLW